GGGaaaggccacacacacacacacccacacacctacacacacacacacacacacacacacacacacacacacacacacgcagtcgTACGctactatccaacaggggacattccattgacttccattcatttctacagcctaaccctaacccttttcctaaccctaaccatcacatacctaacccttttcctaaccctaaccatcacatacctaacccttttcctaaccctaaccaaaagtcaattcacaccttagtcctaactgcaacccctgaccctaaaacagggtcatttccaagaggggacttacaaaatgtcccctcttcaacggtgagtcccctgttggtcagtgtaaaatgacacgcatgtcccctgttggatagttacacatgaacacacatacacatacacacacacacccccacacacacgcacgcacacacccccacacacacacacacacacgcacacgcgcactcACACatagacatgcacacacactcacatgcacgcacacgtgcgcgcgcacacacgtaCGCATACACAtccgcgcgcacacacacacacgcacacgcacacacccacactcCCCCTGCTCTCTCAGGAGAAACCACTTGACGTTTTCTGTGACTGAAGCTGATTCAACACTCAAAGCTTCTCTTTAGTGACATCTGGTGGTCAGGAATGTGAATAGCAGCTTCAGTCtgtaacttaaaacaaacaggCTGCATGTGATGATTGTCCAGCTTCAGTTTATTAATCATGTGTCAAATCTTTCTATTTGTGTTTTGAACATGATATTGTAAAaagttcttttatttgtttaaataaatgtattttgatgaATAAATGTTGTTTGAATCATGATGTGGTCTAACTGCTTGTGACAATCtaaatttcacagaaaataGACCAACATTAATcttatacaatatttttttgcttatacTTATTTCATTCCCAGTCAGGCTGCTTGTTGATTATCAGCCTTACTGGGAATTAGAGTTGAGTTGAACCATCTTCCTTGTTACTTTTAATCCTGAGACAACTGTTAGCATAGCACCATCTGCTGGAAATAATAAACTGTTACAagtaacacattaaaaataattatcgATTGAAACTTGCTGtcacttctttttatttgattgtccTCGACCTGAACTAGTGGGTGGATCATAATCACTGCAAGTCTGAGCTGCTCCACACTGCCCCCTACTGTTCTAACACCTGGATTCAacttaaatgtataaataaagtcttaaaagaTTTGATTTGAGACATAAAGTCAACTGAATACAGTTTTAGATGATGTCTGGATAAATGCTGAAGTTCATAGGATTATGTTTGTCCTTAAGAATCAGAAGAATCTTATTATCATTgtcataaaaagaacaaaattgcagttagtgaaaatgtgaaaaaaagaatacaccgaataaacatttttttgatagaatattgattttattaatattggACTAAAGGTCTATCAGTGGAACAAtgattcaataaataaaaaaaatatataaataagataaaataaggTGACGCCACATTTTAATGACTGCCCATGTTGTTATTGGTGATActaaatttgaaatgtttgactGCAATACGGAACATTGTGTCTgctaatatatatttatctatttaCTGAACAGAAGCAGTAAATTGTCACAGCTTTCTTCTGATGACTTATTGCAGATAAAAGGATattgtaatgtttgtaaaaattaacaaactTGGTTTAATTAAATATGCACAGTTAACAATCAgtcatcaaaaagaaaaaaataaatacaatatatatatatagaccaTCAGAGTCAGTAACCAGGTTAATAAATTagcattatttacattttccatctaaacttaaatctaattttttttaacctttatggCTTTTCATGCTGTAACTCTTTACAATattaatatgaatattttctgtgttgACTGTCTGAACCAATTACCCTCCCTCTGTAGATAAAAAAActctcatttttaatgtttgtatcaTCTTTTCTTAGTCTTGTCCAGTTTCCACCTGCATTTCATCCCCCACCATCTTCATATASTCAGATTGGTTAAAAATGGTCACTTTCTCCTTCTGAGCCTGAAGCTTCAGTTTGGTTTCTTCTGTCTCAGCCTCCATGTCCTCCGCTGTGACTCTGATGTGATGCATCCATGTCTTCAGTTTGTTCTTCACTTCCTGCAGCGTAGCAGCTTMATCCCTGCWGTCCTGCTCCGTCACCTGGAGCTTCCTCTGAAGCTCAGAGTTCGTCTTCACCAATTCTTCTCTCTCACctgttgtcaaaataaaaacaagaaaaaaaattYATTCMATTTTCTGAAGTTTGCTTGTTTAAGACAATCCAACACATTCAAAGCTTTACATGAATCTGagcattttaaatgcatataGGGTTRACCCACTTATAGGGTTAATACAAATTTCTTTATATATYAGTAGAAGACACTTGAAAGAACATGAGCTTTTCAAAATGCGTTTAGGTTAAGGTGTCGGTTTCTTTTCAACAAGagaacataaacagaaaaaaataagagatgtgaagctcagttttttaaaatcaataatYCAGTTTCAGCTTTCTGGATTAAMGAACCATTTCAGCctattaaaatgtattagttGAAATGYAAAGGTGACGTGTTRCTTGTCTGGACAACAGtttctctggttctggatgtTGTGCATCTGGAAGGATTTCTGCTCCTACTATTTTATATTTGAACTATTGCCATAATGTGTATCCATGGCAACAWGCAAAGCAGCGTCCCCCACTYCAAWGCTACATGCCAACAGRCGAGGCAGACATTTTACACCGATGCCCTTCTTGATGMAGAGACTCTGATTTTCCCCAGGAAGCTCCTGgataaaaactgagaaactcTGGAGTCAGGGCCATCTAGTCTAAAACCTGAGCCACTGATTCCCTTTacttgaactttgaccccaaatcccagaggagttgaaaaggatACTTCATGGATGCAGAGTATCCATGAATCTTCCAAACCAAGCGGCCAGACATAGGTTAAAAgtggagcagcaaaagcaaatgagttGATTTAGCAATGCTAGCTAACAAGtgatggtgtcatccaggacatgttactgtggaatatttCCTCTTCTGTCCAACAATGGAGTTGTTGTGTCATGACAGTCATAAYGCTGTgatacagcaacagtcttcagtcagagatCTCTTTAGATTTGTTACAATACTGACTGcaactggagatccttcctgtccAAAGCAAAAccatctaaaattatttttttaaagatattttagattattttagtaGCAAGATAAAAGGAAGGAATTTTGAATTGAAGAAGAAAATTATCCAATTTAAGTagttttcttcacaaaaaacccccccaacaACTTTCAAACTAATTCTCTCCAGGTGTTCGTATTTATGCTTAAATTTTATCTGTTAGTTCTATTGCAAACTAATTTCTGGACCAGCATTTATGAAATTGCTCACTTAGTGTACCACACTTAGTATACCAAGTGAATGAGAAACTAATAATGGTTCATTTACATCATACTACTTTATGTTTTGCTCTACCAGCTGATGAGTTTGTAGCTactgttgagacgctttaccaggTCGAGAAAGTCACACGCTGTTAGACAAAAGGCCCAtagtaaaaagttacatgtttgattctgttagacaccaAAGTCCATTTCTCacgaaaaagaaacgttttcccaggccacagagacatggtgtgatttcagggagtgtcttcagtccatataatcagctaccctcctctttctcctcagacgctgcacagacttttttagaaacttcTCAAATGTAATGgttaaagcgtctcctttcagcgctgaaagtgaataaaataagtaaagtctgaatgcttttcttggctgattttatgctccgtgtgtcaatacaaattatgattcatcgatcgggatttccattcccaacacTACTTTGGctataaacaaaaaatgactaaaatcagAGACTTACGCTTCATCTTGTTYATGTGGTAAAGAGTGATCACCCCAAACACCAAGTCGATGAAGACATTGATGGAGAACAGGTGGAGAATCCCTGCAGACACAGCTGCCACCAAATCAGCTGAAGWTACAACAGAACAGCATTTTATTAGTGAGGAGTTCAAGAAAARCAGCTRRTTTTAAAAAATGAARCCCAGATTACCTCCACACATGTGAATCAGAAGAATGGTGAACACTGTGCCAAGAGGGAAGGATCCACTCAACGTGGAGACTGTAGATGTGAAACAGAGTTTTTCTGAGGGATGTGGCATCGTCACGTCCTGAAAGAATCAATTATTTCGTTTTCAAAAGGGTTAAGTGTTTGTTACACCCTGCATTATCAGTATGTCACATTCTGTGACGTGTAATGCTGAAAATGTagtcaaaatgaaactgaaatgtaaaagtcaCTGTTAATCAACTGATAACTTACTATAACAGGTTCTGCTTTGAARTCTTTCTGCTTTACAACTACAATCGTCTGCTGCTCTTTCAATTTCCTTTCCctattttccatcttttttattGGCTGCATKTGCGATGGAAAATGAACCATCCTTTGATCTGTTGGTTTATCCACTGGAAAATAATCTAACattgaaaaggacaaaaacaYGagagcattttaaaaagaaacacagcatgTAGAGACAGATGTAACGGTGTTAGATTATATGGAAGAATCACTTACAGCTCCATGAGGAAAAAGCCACAACAGATGCGAGAACAGATACAATTTTATAACCCATGATAATCACTGAACCAGAAACCTGCAGCAAAGTTAAAGCACAGAAATCGGACTGAGGTGTGGAACAATTTACATGAGGAAAACAGCTAAAGTTAAAACAGTTAAAGTTAAAACAGATAAAGTTAAAACAGATAAAGTTTATAATCATTACAGTTATAGAATGACTGaacattggcaaaaaaaatatatcttaaaaatACTGAACCAAACTACAATATTATATCATGTTAATTTCTGAAAGGCTACACCACTCACCTCTGTGTGAAGTCATGTATTGTTATTGAATGAGCTGCTTTAAGCTGATAAACTCACCCAGCAGGTCAAAGTTCTGGGATCTGCCCTTTACTCACATTATGTGTCATAAACTGGGTGTATGCATGGCTTTTGTAGCTTTTRCATTCAATTATGTAATGAAATACATGATATAGTTCAGACATAGGAATGCATGGAGAGCAgatttttttacagatattgGAATTTGACTTGCTATAAAAGTTGTACTTTTCATAtagattacatttaaatttttaaagatatttttagatGTGATTGTTTAGCTGTTTTGATTCTGATTCCTGTTTCCCAACATTTGATTGTAAGTTGAAAAATATGGATTAATATGGATTAAGATGGATTCAGTTACTGCTGCTGTCAccatttttatagttttgattCATGTAAGGTCAGCTGATCTGACTATGAAGTTTCAACAATCTGTGTACCAGaagatttattgaaaaatgaaacGGAAAGttaggaaatgtaaaaatgataacagacaaaaacaaaaagacaaccACAAATACAGCTgtgatcatttttcttttattttccagcatgTTCACAATGTTTCTACTAAATActattaataaattagaaaaaaaagtggtatggttggtagagctgttgcctttcagcaagaaggttctgggtttgattccccgctcagggtctttctgcacgaagtctccatgttctccctgtgcatggtgggttctctctgggttctccagYttcctcccacagttcatgactttaattggtctctctaaattctccctaggtgtgaagtgtgtgtgtgtgtgcatggttgtttgtctgtctctgtgttgccctgtgacagactggtgacctgtccaggtgaccccaccttttgcccaaaacgttagctggagaggcagcagcacctcctgaccccactgag
Above is a genomic segment from Poecilia reticulata strain Guanapo unplaced genomic scaffold, Guppy_female_1.0+MT scaffold_346, whole genome shotgun sequence containing:
- the LOC103460930 gene encoding uncharacterized protein LOC103460930, translating into MGYKIVSVLASVVAFSSWSYYFPVDKPTDQRMVHFPSXMQPIKKMENRERKLKEQQTIVVVKQKDFKAEPVIDVTMPHPSEKLCFTSTVSTLSGSFPLGTVFTILLIHMCGADLVAAVSAGILHLFSINVFIDLVFGVITLYHXNKMKREREELVKTNSELQRKLQVTEQDXRDXAATLQEVKNKLKTWMHHIRVTAEDMEAETEETKLKLQAQKEKVTIFNQSXYMKMVGDEMQVETGQD